GAGCGCACCGCGTTATGATCCAACCGAACCAACGGCTTGAGCGGACGGGCAGAGGAGTCATGACAGAGCGTCTGGAGGCAAACGACGCCGGCATCGCCCGGGCGGCCGATCTGCTGCGGGCGGGGGGATTGGTGGCATTCGGGACCGAGACCGTCTACGGCCTGGGCGCGGACGCCACCAACGACACCGCCGTGGCACGCATCTTCGCCGCCAAGGAACGCCCGCGCTTCAACCCGCTGATCAGCCATTTCCCCGATGCCGAGGCGGCCTTCGCCCAGGCCGCGCCCAACGACGTGGCGCGGCGCCTGGCCGAACGGTTCTGGCCCGGGCCGCTGACGATGGTGCTGCCGCGCCAGCCAGGCAGCACCATTTCGGACCTCGCCGCCGCCGGCCTGCCGTCGGTGGCGGTGCGCGTGCCGCGCGGCGCCATCACCACCGCCCTGCTGCGCGCCGTGGGCCGGCCGGTGGCGGCGCCTTCGGCCAACCTGTCGGGCCGGGTCAGCCCCTCGGACGCCTATCACGTGCTGCGGGGCCTGTCCGGCCGCATCGATGCGGTCCTGGATTCCGGCCCCTGTCCGGTCGGGGTCGAAAGCACGGTGCTGGACCTGACGGGCACCGCGCCGATGCTGCTGCGTCCCGGCGGCGTGACGGTCGAGGCGTTGAGCGAGGTCTGCGGCCCGATCTCGCACCCCGACGATTATGCCGACACGCTGCCGCTGTCGCCCGGCCGCCTGGCCTCGCACTACGCCCCGGGCCTGCCGGTGCGGCTGGACGCCCATGACGTGGCGGCGGACGAGGCCCTGCTGGCCTTCGGGCCGGAACTGCCCGGCGCCGGCCTGGTGTGGAACCTCAGCCCCGCCGGACGGCTGGACGAGGCCGCCGCCCGCCTGTTCGCCGGCCTGCGCTTCCTGGACAGCGAGGGCGCGCGGCGCGGCCTGGTCCGCATCGCCGCGATGCCGATCCCGCGCGTCGGGCTGGGCATGGCCATCCGCGACCGGCTGCGCCGCGCGGCCTCTCCCCGGCCGGCATGACGGGACACCCGCATGACGACCGTTCCCCTTCCCGCTGATCCGTGGCCATGAGCGACAAGTTCGACCCCAAGGAACTGAAGATCCTGTCGGATATCCTGGCCCTGGTGCTGGAGGAACATCCGGGACAGTCCGCGAACGCGCTCGACGCGCTGCGCAACCGCGCGCGGCGGAACGGCACCACGGGCGGCGCGCTGAAGAACCTGTTCACGGCCATCGCGCCCAGCCCGCCGCCCCGCGCGCAGCCCCGTCCCCGCGCGCCGCGCGGCGCGGGGGCCGCCGCAAGCGCGACGGAAATGCAGGCCGCCCGGGTCCGGATTTCCCAACTGACCGAAAGCCTCAACCGGCTCGACATCGACCTGCGCCATGCCCGCGCCCGGGCCGAGGAACTGCGCTCGCAGCTCTACCTGACCCAGCAGGCGCGGGCGGAAACCCAGGCCGCCCTGTCGGTCATGCAGGCACGGCCCATGCCCCGACGCCGGTCGATCGTCGTCCTGGCCTTCGCCGTGGGCGCCCTGGCCGGGATCGCCGGCATGGCCGGCATGGAATTCCTGCACGCCCTGGATACCCCGACCGCGCCCTACAGCGCCACCGCGCTGAAATAGGCCTCATTACTTTTCCCGGAATCATTGCATGACCGCCTGCCCCGCCCCGACCGCCGACCTGCTGGACCGTCTGGCACATCTGCTGGGTCCCTCGGGCATCCTGACCGCCCCGTCGGACACCGATCCGTACTGCACGGACTGGCGGGCGCTCTATCACGGCCGCACCGCCGCCGTGCTGCGCCCCGCCGACACCGCCGAACTGGCCCAGGCGGTCACGCTGTGCGCCCAGGCGGGGGTGGCGATGGTGCCGCAGGGGGGCAACACAAGCATGGTGGGGGGCGCCACCCCGGACGACAGCGGGCGCGAGGTCGTGATCTGCCTGTCGCGCATGAACCGCGTGCGCCGGATCGATCCGCTGGACCACACGATGGAAGTCGAGGCCGGGGTGACGCTGAAGGCCGCGCAGGACGCCGCGCGCGAGGCCGGGCTGATGCTGCCGCTGTCGATTTCATCGGAAGGCTCGGCCCAGATCGGCGGCGTGCTGGCCACCAATGCCGGCGGCAACAACACCGTGCGCTACGGCAACGCGCGGGAACTGGTCCTGGGGCTGGAGGTCGTGCTGCCGGACGGCAGCGTGTTCCACGGGCTGCGCCGCCTGCGCAAGGACAACACCGGATACGCCCTGCGCCAGCTGTTCGTGGGGTCCGAGGGCACGCTGGGCTTCATCACCGCCGCCATCCTGCAGCTTCAGCCGCAGCCGCGCGCGACCGAGGCCGCCCTGTGCGCGGTCGCCGACGCCAAGGGCGCGCTGGCGCTGTTCGCGGCCTTCCGCGCGCAGGACCCGGCGCTGATCCAGGCGTTCGAATACATGTCCGGCGCCGGCATGGACCTGGTCACGCGACTGGTCCCGGGCGCCAGCCTGCCGCTGGCCGAACCGGCACCGGCCTACGTGCTGGTCGAACTGGCCACCCCGCGCGCCAATGCCGACCTGCGCGGGGCGCTGGAGGACGTGCTGGGCGCGGCGCTGGAGGACGGCACGGTCACCGATGCGGTGATCGCCGAGAGCGAGGGCCAGCGCATGGCCCTGTGGAAGCTGCGCGAGGAACATGCCGAGGCCCAGCGCCGCGCCGGCGCCAGCGTGAAGAACGACGTCTCGGTCCCGGTCTCGCACGTGCCGGAACTGATCGACCGGGCCACCGCCGCCTGCGCGGCCCTGATCCCGGGCATCCGCCCGGCGCCGTTCGGCCATATCGGCGACGGGAACATCCATTTCAACCTGGTCCAGCCCGAAGGCATGGACCCGGCCGCCTTCCTGGCACTGGACCACCGGATCATGGATACGGTGGGGGCCATCGTGCGCGACCTGGACGGCTCCTTCTCCGCCGAACACGGGGTGGGGCGGCTGAAGCCCTACATGATGCCGGACTGGCGCGGCGGCGCCGAACTGGCCACGATGCGCCGGATCAAGGACGCGATCGACCCGCGCGGCCTGCTGAACCCCGGCGCCATATTTCCCCCCGATACGGGGAATCCGGCCCGCGTGACCCCGGACGCATGACCCCGGACGATCCGGCTGCATAACAGTCGTATAGCACCTATGCCGCGGGGCTTTCGCCGGGCCCCCGGCGGGGCTACACATGCGTATGTCGTTCGCCCGATCCGTCACCCGACTGCAGCCGAGATCGCGCCTGCCGATGCTCGACCGCTATGTCCTGCGGCAATTGCTCGTGGCCCTGCTGGCCACGACGGGCGGCCTGTCGGCGCTGATCTGGCTGACCCAGTCGCTGCATTTCGTCTCGCTGGTGGTCGAGCGCGGGCTGTCGCTGCGGGTCTTCATCGGGCTGACCAGCCTGCTGGTCCCCTCCTTCGTCGCCGTCATCCTGCCGATCACGACCTTCATCGTCGTGCAGTTCGTCTATCAGCGGCTGGCCGGGGACAGGGAACTGACGGTCATGCGCGCCGCCGGCCTGTCGCCCTTCTTCATCGCGCGGGCGGGGCTGCTCTGCGCCACCATCTCGGTGGTGTCGTGCATGATCCTGAACATCTGGATCGTGCCGCTGTCCTTCCATGCCTTCAAGCAGTACGAATTCCAGATCCGCAACCGAATGGCGGCCTTCATGCTGCAGGAGGGCGTGTTCACCCCCGTATCGCCCACCATGACCGTCTATGTCCGCTCCCGCGATCGCGACGGTACGCTGCACGGCATCGTGGTCGAGGACGACCGCCAGCCCGACAATCCGTCGACCGTCCTGGCCCAGCGCGGCACGATGCTGGTCGTCGACAACCAGCCGCGCGTGGTCCTGTATGACGGCTCGCGGCAGGAGATCGACCGCAAGAGCGGACGGCTGAACGTCCTGACCTTCAGCCGCAACACGATCGACCTGACATCCTCCCGCGGGGACCAGGCGCGCTTTCGCGACGCGACGGAAATGTCGCTGCATGAACTGCTGCACCCCGACCCGCAGGAGGTCGCCCCCCGCGACCGCGGCAAGTTCGCGGTCGAGGCCTGGCGCCGGCTGACCGCGCCGTTCACCGCGTTCTCCTTCGCCATGGTCGGGCTGGTCGCCGTGCTGCGGGGCGCCTTCTCCCGCCATGGCAACATCATCCGCCCGGCGGTCGCGATCCTCAGCGTCGTCAGCCTGCTGGCGCTCAGCCTGATGGTGCAGAACCTGGCCAGCCGCAATACCAGCCTGATCCCCCTGATGTGGGTCGAGGCGATCCTGCCCGGGATCGCCTGCGCGCTGATGCTGTTCCTGCCGGAACTGAAATGGCGCGATGCCGGCGCCCAGCCCGGCCTCGACGCGCCGGCCATGACGGAAACGGGCCGGTCATGACGGTTTCCGTCACCCTGTCCTTCTATATCGCCCGGCAGTTCACGCTGGCGGTCATGGCGATGATCCTGTCGCTGACGGGGCTGGTCTCGCTGTTCGATTTCATCGACCTGCTGCGCCGCGTGGCCACCCGGCCCGACGTGCCGACCAGCCTGGCCAGCGAGATCGCGCTGCTGCACGTCCCCTATTTCATGATCGAGATCCTGCCCTTCGGCGTGCTGCTGGGCGGGATCGTGTGCTTCTGGCGGCTGACCCGGTCGTCCGAGCTGATCGTGGCGCGCGCGGCCGGGATTTCGGCCTGGCAGTTCCTGACCGGCCCGCTGTCCTGCGCGCTGCTGATCGGCATCCTGGCCACCGGGGCCCTGTCGCCGCTGTCGTCCATCATGTATCGCCAGGCGGAAACGCTGGACCACGTCTATCTGCGCAGCGGCGGCCCGCTGAACCTGTCGGACGGCGCGCTGTGGCTGCGCCAGGCCGATTCCGGCCTGGTTCCCCACGGGGTCGCGATCCTGCATGCCCGCAGCGTCCACCTGCAGGGCGGGGTCCTGCGGATCGGCGGCATCAGCCTGTTCCGGCTGGACGATACCGACCATCTGATCGTCCGGATCGAAGCCCCCGAGGGCTATCTCGGCCGGAAGGTCTGGATTTTCCAGGATGCCAGGACGATCCGCCCCGACCGCCTGCCCGTCCCGGCGGGCCGGTTCGTCATGCCGACCGACCTGACCGTTCCCCGCGTGCAGGAAAGCTTCGCCTCGCCCGACACGCTGTCGGTCTGGGCGCTGCCCGGCTTCATCGCCCTGCTGGAACGTTCGGGCTTTTCGTCCATCCGCCACCGGCTGCATTTCCAGACCCTGCTGACATTGCCCATCCTGGCCGGCACCATGGCGCTGGTGGCGGCGGGCTTTTCGATGCGGCCGACGCGGCGCGGCGGCGTCGCGCGCATGATCGGCAGCGGCGTCGCCGCGGGGTTCGCCCTGTTCACGATCTCGAAGGTGGCCGCGCAATTCGGCGAATCCGGGGCGATGCCGCCGCTGCTGGCCGCCTGGGCCCCGACCGGAGCAGGACTCTGCCTTGCAGTTTCTCTGCTGCTTCATCTAGAAGACGGATGATGCCGATCCTGATGTCCCGTCGCCTGTTTCGCCCTGCCCGGGGCCAGCGTTCGCAGGCGCGTGGCACATTGCTGGCTGCCGGCCTGCTGGGCAGCACGTTCCTGGGCGCGGTCATCCAGGTTCACCGCGCCCATGCGCAGGTCCAGGCCAAGCCGATCAAGATCACGACCGGCAGCCCCATGTCGCAGTCGGCCCCCGTCACGTTCCAGGCGGACACCGTCACCTACGACAACGCGCGGGGCATCGTGACCTGGACCGGCAACGTCCAGATCTGGCAGGAAGACCACGTCCTGCGCGCCGATACGGTGACGTACGACCGCAATACCGGCATCGCCGCCGCCCACGGCCACGTCGCGATGGTGGAACCCGACGGCACGGTCATCTTCAGCGACTACGCCGAACTCAGCAACGGCATGCGCGACGGCATCATGACCCGCCTGCATATGCTGATGACCGAAAACGCCAAGCTGGCGGCCAACGGCATGCGGCGCACCGGGGCCAAGGTCAACGACATGGCGCGCGCCGTCTACACGGCCTGCAACATCTGCGCCCAGCATCCCGAACGGCCGCCCTTCTGGCAGTTGCGGGCCTATGACGCGATCGACGATACCGAACACAAGCGCATCGACTTCCGTGACGCCTATCTGGACATGTTCGGCATTCCGGTCATGTACATGCCCGCCTTTTCGATGTCCGACCCGTCGGTCAAGCGGCAGAGCGGCTTCCTGACGCCGGGGATCACGCCGCATGACCGCTATCTGGGCGCCTATGTCACCATCCCCTATTACTGGGTGATCGACAAACAGTCCGACATGACGATCCAGGGTCTGCTGTCCACCCGGACGGGCCCCCAGGTCAGCACCCAGTACCGCAACGCGCTGAATTTCGGCACGCTGAACATCCTGGCCGGCCTGGCCTACGACACCAACCGCCAGGGGTCGTACGTGAACACCTTCGGCAACACCACGGGCACGTCCGACGAGCACGGCATACAGGGCTACATCTTCGCCCAGGCGCAGGCGTCGATCACGCGCGCCTGGCGCGCGGGGGCGAACATCAACCTGGCCACGTCGGCCGACTACATGCGCGACTATCGCGTGTCCGGCTACGGCCAGGAAATGCTGACCTCGAACGTCTATCTCGAAGGGTTCGGAACCGGGTCCTATTCGCGCGTCGACGCCCAGGCCTACCAGGGCCTGAACCAGGGCGTCATCCGCGACAACGAACTGCCGTGGGTGCTGCCGCGCTACACCTACAGCTATTTCGGCCAGCCCGACGCGTGGGGCGGCCGGCTGGCGGTGGATACCACCGATTTCTACGTCTATCGCGCATCCGGCGTCTCGGACCAGCGCGGGCAGCTCTCGCTGAACTGGGACCGGCCGTTCCGCAACCATCTGGGCCAGCTCTGGAAGCTGACCCTGCACCTGGAATCGGCCATCCACCGGGCGACCAGCCTGAACCAGCAGCCGATCTACGCCCCGACCACGACCCGCCAGCAGATCACGGGCCAGGTCCTGCCGACGGTCGCGCTGAAGATGAACTGGCCGTTCCTGCGGGGCTTCATGAACGGCAAGGGCACCCAGATCCTAGAACCCATCGCCCAGGTCATCGCGGCGCCCAACACCGGCAACAGCCGCAACAGCAACCTGCCGAACGAAGACAGCCTGTCCTACGAATTCACCGATTCGACGCTGTTCGCGATCAACCGCTACCCGGGGACCGACCGGCTGGACGGCGGCCTGCGCGGCAATTTCGGCGTGCATGGCAACTGGACGTGGAACGGGCATGAAATCGATACGCTGGTCGGCGAAAGCCTCCAGGAGCATATCGACCACAACCGCATTCCCTATTCCGGGCTGAACCACCATTTTTCCGACGTGGTGGCGCGCGCGCGCTTCGCGCCGAACCAGTATATCGACTTCACCGGCCGCACCCGGATCGACCCGTATGCCGGCCGGATCGATTTCGGCGACGCGCTGGTCAGCACCGGGGTAAAGCATTTCCACCTGACCAGCGGCTATGTCTACGAACCGGTGACGCCGTATTATTATTATGCCACCAACATCCAGACGGCGAGCCCCAACGCGGCCTATTATGTGCGCACGAACGAGGTGACGGTCGGTGCCAACACCAACTGGCAGAACTACAGCCTGTCGGCCTTCGTCCGCCGCAGCCTGTCGCGCCAGCAATTCGTCAGCATGGGCGGCAACGCCGGCTACAACAATGACTGTTTCGGCTTCAACCTGATGTATATCAAGCAATATACGTCGATCGGCGGCCAACAGCGCAATTCGACCATCATGTTCACCCTGACCTTCAAGACCATCGGTGCCTTTGGTATTCGTGGCTGATCCGATGCGTGAGAGACCGAGCAGAATGCGACGCCGCCCCACCAAGACCGGTTTTTCCTCGAATGTCATGGCATGCCTGCTGGCGGCCGGGCTGGCGGCCGTCGCCGGCGGCCCGGCGCTGGCCGCCCGCCATGCGCCCCCCCCCGCTTCCGCCCATTCAT
This genomic stretch from Gluconacetobacter diazotrophicus PA1 5 harbors:
- a CDS encoding L-threonylcarbamoyladenylate synthase, encoding MTERLEANDAGIARAADLLRAGGLVAFGTETVYGLGADATNDTAVARIFAAKERPRFNPLISHFPDAEAAFAQAAPNDVARRLAERFWPGPLTMVLPRQPGSTISDLAAAGLPSVAVRVPRGAITTALLRAVGRPVAAPSANLSGRVSPSDAYHVLRGLSGRIDAVLDSGPCPVGVESTVLDLTGTAPMLLRPGGVTVEALSEVCGPISHPDDYADTLPLSPGRLASHYAPGLPVRLDAHDVAADEALLAFGPELPGAGLVWNLSPAGRLDEAAARLFAGLRFLDSEGARRGLVRIAAMPIPRVGLGMAIRDRLRRAASPRPA
- a CDS encoding FAD-binding oxidoreductase; translated protein: MTACPAPTADLLDRLAHLLGPSGILTAPSDTDPYCTDWRALYHGRTAAVLRPADTAELAQAVTLCAQAGVAMVPQGGNTSMVGGATPDDSGREVVICLSRMNRVRRIDPLDHTMEVEAGVTLKAAQDAAREAGLMLPLSISSEGSAQIGGVLATNAGGNNTVRYGNARELVLGLEVVLPDGSVFHGLRRLRKDNTGYALRQLFVGSEGTLGFITAAILQLQPQPRATEAALCAVADAKGALALFAAFRAQDPALIQAFEYMSGAGMDLVTRLVPGASLPLAEPAPAYVLVELATPRANADLRGALEDVLGAALEDGTVTDAVIAESEGQRMALWKLREEHAEAQRRAGASVKNDVSVPVSHVPELIDRATAACAALIPGIRPAPFGHIGDGNIHFNLVQPEGMDPAAFLALDHRIMDTVGAIVRDLDGSFSAEHGVGRLKPYMMPDWRGGAELATMRRIKDAIDPRGLLNPGAIFPPDTGNPARVTPDA
- the lptF gene encoding LPS export ABC transporter permease LptF: MRMSFARSVTRLQPRSRLPMLDRYVLRQLLVALLATTGGLSALIWLTQSLHFVSLVVERGLSLRVFIGLTSLLVPSFVAVILPITTFIVVQFVYQRLAGDRELTVMRAAGLSPFFIARAGLLCATISVVSCMILNIWIVPLSFHAFKQYEFQIRNRMAAFMLQEGVFTPVSPTMTVYVRSRDRDGTLHGIVVEDDRQPDNPSTVLAQRGTMLVVDNQPRVVLYDGSRQEIDRKSGRLNVLTFSRNTIDLTSSRGDQARFRDATEMSLHELLHPDPQEVAPRDRGKFAVEAWRRLTAPFTAFSFAMVGLVAVLRGAFSRHGNIIRPAVAILSVVSLLALSLMVQNLASRNTSLIPLMWVEAILPGIACALMLFLPELKWRDAGAQPGLDAPAMTETGRS
- the lptG gene encoding LPS export ABC transporter permease LptG — encoded protein: MTVSVTLSFYIARQFTLAVMAMILSLTGLVSLFDFIDLLRRVATRPDVPTSLASEIALLHVPYFMIEILPFGVLLGGIVCFWRLTRSSELIVARAAGISAWQFLTGPLSCALLIGILATGALSPLSSIMYRQAETLDHVYLRSGGPLNLSDGALWLRQADSGLVPHGVAILHARSVHLQGGVLRIGGISLFRLDDTDHLIVRIEAPEGYLGRKVWIFQDARTIRPDRLPVPAGRFVMPTDLTVPRVQESFASPDTLSVWALPGFIALLERSGFSSIRHRLHFQTLLTLPILAGTMALVAAGFSMRPTRRGGVARMIGSGVAAGFALFTISKVAAQFGESGAMPPLLAAWAPTGAGLCLAVSLLLHLEDG
- a CDS encoding LPS-assembly protein LptD — protein: MMPILMSRRLFRPARGQRSQARGTLLAAGLLGSTFLGAVIQVHRAHAQVQAKPIKITTGSPMSQSAPVTFQADTVTYDNARGIVTWTGNVQIWQEDHVLRADTVTYDRNTGIAAAHGHVAMVEPDGTVIFSDYAELSNGMRDGIMTRLHMLMTENAKLAANGMRRTGAKVNDMARAVYTACNICAQHPERPPFWQLRAYDAIDDTEHKRIDFRDAYLDMFGIPVMYMPAFSMSDPSVKRQSGFLTPGITPHDRYLGAYVTIPYYWVIDKQSDMTIQGLLSTRTGPQVSTQYRNALNFGTLNILAGLAYDTNRQGSYVNTFGNTTGTSDEHGIQGYIFAQAQASITRAWRAGANINLATSADYMRDYRVSGYGQEMLTSNVYLEGFGTGSYSRVDAQAYQGLNQGVIRDNELPWVLPRYTYSYFGQPDAWGGRLAVDTTDFYVYRASGVSDQRGQLSLNWDRPFRNHLGQLWKLTLHLESAIHRATSLNQQPIYAPTTTRQQITGQVLPTVALKMNWPFLRGFMNGKGTQILEPIAQVIAAPNTGNSRNSNLPNEDSLSYEFTDSTLFAINRYPGTDRLDGGLRGNFGVHGNWTWNGHEIDTLVGESLQEHIDHNRIPYSGLNHHFSDVVARARFAPNQYIDFTGRTRIDPYAGRIDFGDALVSTGVKHFHLTSGYVYEPVTPYYYYATNIQTASPNAAYYVRTNEVTVGANTNWQNYSLSAFVRRSLSRQQFVSMGGNAGYNNDCFGFNLMYIKQYTSIGGQQRNSTIMFTLTFKTIGAFGIRG